In the genome of Synechococcus sp. CB0101, the window TTGTGGAGGGCAATCGAACCCACCCCCACACCGACTTGATAGAAGAAGGTATTGCTCGAGAAGCGCAGGGCGTCCTCATAGCCAATCGTGCCGAAACCGGCGCCGTTGTGATCGGGGAAGCAATGGCCGCCGTAGGTGATGCATCCCCGTGTCACCAACTTGGTGTTCGGCGGGAACTTGCCGCTCTCCATGCCGGCCATGGCCGTGACGGCCTTCCAGGTGCTGCCGGGGTCGTAGGCACTCATCGCCCGGCTGAGCAGGGGCTTCACCGGCGAATTGAACAGGGCGTCGTACTCCTTCTGGGTGGTGACGCTCTTGGAGAAGAAATTGGGATCGAAGGTGGGGCGGCTGGCCAGGGCGAGGATCGCGCCATTAGCCGGGTTGAGCGCCACGATCGCGCCACCGGGTTTGTCCTTGAGCACCTCCTCAGCGGCGCGCTGGAGGTCGAGATCGAGGGTGGTGTGCAGATCCTTACCGGCCTTGGAAGGGCGATCACCCAGGATTCGCTGGATCTCGCCCATGGCGTTCACTTCCACCATCTGGCCGCCCCAGGCCCCGCGCAGGTGCGACTCGAAGGCCGCCTCGAGGCCAATGCGGCCGATGCGATCGCGGATCTGATAGCCCTTTTTGGCCAGGCTCTTGTATTCCTGCTCGGTGATCGGCTGGGTGTAACCAAGGGCGTGGGCCCCCAAGGAACCATGGGGGTAACTGCGCAGCACATCGAGATCCACCTCAGCGCCCTTGAGGCCATTGCTCTGCTCGCGGAAGCGCAGCACCTGCTGAGGCGTGAGCTCACTAGCCAGCTCAATGCGAAAACGTTGGCTACCAGGTCCCTCGCGCCGCTTCTGGTCCAACTGGGCTTCCGGCAGGCCCATCAACTGGCTGAGCCTGGCCCGCAGGGCCGGCCAGCTCTGGTCGTTCACCAGCTTGGGCTGCAAATACAGGCTGTAGGTGAGCCGGCTCGACACCAGCACCTGGCCATTGCGATCCAGAATGCGGCCCCGCACCGGGTTGCGCG includes:
- the mrdA gene encoding penicillin-binding protein 2, producing MGLASGGQRHTGMQQQPAILLGLVVLFASAMVLRLGWLQLLHGQENRARADENRIRLLARNPVRGRILDRNGQVLVSSRLTYSLYLQPKLVNDQSWPALRARLSQLMGLPEAQLDQKRREGPGSQRFRIELASELTPQQVLRFREQSNGLKGAEVDLDVLRSYPHGSLGAHALGYTQPITEQEYKSLAKKGYQIRDRIGRIGLEAAFESHLRGAWGGQMVEVNAMGEIQRILGDRPSKAGKDLHTTLDLDLQRAAEEVLKDKPGGAIVALNPANGAILALASRPTFDPNFFSKSVTTQKEYDALFNSPVKPLLSRAMSAYDPGSTWKAVTAMAGMESGKFPPNTKLVTRGCITYGGHCFPDHNGAGFGTIGYEDALRFSSNTFFYQVGVGVGSIALHNAALSLGFTKPTGIEIGYEESPGLVGNERWAAQGRGWSKPGTTPWIPEDMASMSIGQSVVQITPLQLARAYAVFANGGYLITPHLVDQGLDWTDPPRRTKVDIKPATLATIARGLRKVVQEGTGAGLNVPNLPPAAGKTGTAEDSTGGPDHAWFACFAPYPNGQIVVVAFAQNTPGGGSVHALPMARKVLEVWNQLRKS